The Argiope bruennichi chromosome X2, qqArgBrue1.1, whole genome shotgun sequence sequence GTACAATGTTTTCTCTACAATGTTTAAATAGTTATACCTCTTTACTTGCTTCAAATATACATATTAGAAACCTTAAGGTATGGAATTTTAaactatcaatttaaaaaaagttccttttttatttcaGCTTGCTAATGttcttttaacattatataaaaggTGGCATATTAATCATTATAAGTTATACTATTTTGACAAcctttatttttccttatatgtttgaatttccagaaaaaattaaaaagatttcttttgctTGTAATGTGCACAGAATAGTTTTATCTAAttggttttttatattttactgataGAATAAGAATCTAACCTTTATAAGTGGATGCTTAAAGTTGTTTGGTTCTTTGTTATTGTACCGACAAATTATATTATCTGCTATTCTTAATGTTTCAATTTGATTACTTCTGTATTTCAGTTGTCGAGTGAGGATGATGATGACTTGAATTTGGATATTGTTGAAATGTCTTTGCCTGCACGAGCTGCTGAACAAGCAGAGCATCTGGTACGGAAAGTACTAGAAGAAGCAGAGCAGGCAGAACATCTGGTGAGAAAAGTTTGGGAAGAGGCTTGGaaagcaagtatttttattatttttatttattttggcagtgaaaatgatatttgagtcccactcttttaaaatatatttgaaatatttttattttttcccccctttgCAGGTTTGTCATTTCAGTTCACTGCCTAAGTGGTTACAAGATAATGACTTTATCCTTCGTGGTCATAGGCCACCTCTTCCATCTTTCAATGCTTGTTTCAGATCAATATTTAGAATTCACACTGAAACTGGAAATATCTGGACTCATCTTTTGGGTAATTATCAGGTGCATTTTGTACATtttgtattaatacatttttaataatacttttttcagaTAGTTTATTGATgaatcttttgtatttatttctaccTACTGTGTAAAAGTATTTAGGTAGGAttctttaaaactgtttaaaaatatttaaaaataaatattttttaaaaatatttgtttgctaatttattattctttaactaaaaaattaattctctgaaaATTACTTAATTTCTCACCTTAAGAATTGTATTACTTTcggaatgaaattttgttttattgattcTGTATTGAGcgtatctttaatttatttattttgttttatttcttcctgTTTTTTACCCCCTTCCATAAATATTCTctgaattgtatttaatttcttctgTTTAACTTTTTGGGAATTTAATAGTAACATTACTAAATCTTTAtagtaacaaatattaaataatattttaatgtatgtaatttaaatagcatttaacGAATGGAAGTGTTAAGTAATATTTTCTGTCACTAAAATGAggttttgtctttaaaaaaagtttttaagtttcatttgcttttcattagtccattaaaaattagttttttgatcatttgagtaataaaaatttgttgtcTGTCACTCCttcttagtaatttattttatcagcTTGTTCTtagtattttacttttaaaattatttaaatgaatatttaagtgtattttattaaatttataatatctttgaaaattaaatactattttaaaaataaaattcatacctTTTCtagtgatgaaattaattttcatttgtattacaagggaataaattttaaaatgaatgcttgATGCAAAGTAAATCTATAAAGTTCATTTAGGTATTTAACatgattgttaaatattattgatgATTGATGACTGATTGATATTTGATGACATGAGAATTTTAGAAAGATGGATTGACAACATCCTGGTGCtcttagatttttaatttgtaggTAGTGACACAGCTGTTTGTGAAACaatgatattttgcaatatttggaTGATAACCTttgatttaatacaaattatctAATAGTCTTTAATATGTATGCAAAAagacttatataaaataaaataaaaatatttaattagaaaaatgttattctttcaaagtagaaatgtatttttaaaaaatgtcaaatatgaaTTCACAGTTTGAAACTAaacaaatcaattataaaaataaatgacgtATTTCCCTTGTGTGTGTGAATGAAATGAAGCAGAATTTGAAAAAGCAGTCATTGAGGTTTTTTAATGACTTGTTATTTATGAGTTCATGGTAATAATCAAATTTCGGTTTTTATCAAGATAGCACTGTCTAAATTATTGCAAACAAGCCAAATTAGAAGACAGAAAAGAGGGAAAGGTGAcagtgagaaaatattttgtgcttATTAGAATGAAATTTGTTGATTAGTGTTTTGATTCCATTTTGTGCAAGTTACAGTTAAACCAAAATTCGAGCAATTCGAAAACTTTTTAGAACCTAGCTAATATGAAATTATTGcacatatatataagaaaaagaaagctTCATAGCTCATGTAAAACCATGTGGCgtcagctttttatttttatttatttattattgttattattattgctacTAAATTTGCAGcatctttccaaaattgttcACTTTCATTAATCAACCATGAAAAGCTTGCATTTCTTCACTTCTTCTAAACTATTAGATGTTTTCCcttttattggaaaattaattcaaattttggttGCAGGGctgcattattttgatattgattgCTTCAATCTTTAAAAACTGGTAGGTGTTTTTGTAAATGTTGTGAAAGCAGAGAGCAAATTTTACAATGCCTCTCTGAACTGAATTTCCAAATCCTCGGATGTACAGaaaaacattgttaaatttaTCCATTCCCTTTCAATTTACAGTTTCCTACTTGTTTTGAAAATGTACCCTGTATTTTCAGAGGCATAGTATATTGCATATGGTGTCGTTGAGGTACTGAGTATATTTTTAGGGAAAACTGTTCAAGCTCATTATgtcagtacatttttttttttttttacgtgaaaatttatatatgacAGGAGGACTTCTTGCAGTACTTTTCACTGAACTTGTTCTCCAATTGCaggtttaatgttattttttccctTGTAATTGGATAATAGCAAACATGTAGATATCATATTCTTGTTGCTTCCTTTGTAATACACTGAGGATGAGAgtaatattttgttgataaaatcttttttttaaggcattttgctttattttgaaattttcaaaaagagctacatccttaaaaaaaaattactatttggaAAGGCTTGTCCTATTTGATCCAGAAAATAGCCTAAATAACTTATaccgcccccccccccctttccactCATGAAAAAAGCTACAGGCAAGAAAAAAGGtcttatgtataaaatattgtattgctaAATAATAAAACTCTAGCCAtgtattttaagttcaaaaaaatctttcataatagGATTCCTCAAAGGGTTTTAATCTAGTTTCATAGATTTTCCTCTTTGCCTTATTTAATGAGGCAGAGTTTGtcttgtattgaaaatttttatttaaaaaatagctcttaaaataatatttgatgcttttcttaatttatacaCTGTTTTGTCtcagaataaaatttggaaaaatcaaTGTTCTAGGCATTCtcgtattttatttacttttattttgccTTAAGGTTGTTGGAATTCTAAATTGACATTTCTTTTATACTAACAAAGCAAAGTGTGCTTATATTATGTTGGACAAAAGAAGTCACTAAATTTGTTACAGTATTACTGTCACACTCTAAATCTGTGTTAAGtatgaaagatttaataaaaattattttttaaaagctatctaTAAATTCTATGCATATGGGGATAGAAAACTTTCACTGGTGACCTTTGAAATGgcttagcttttgaaaaattgaacTGTATGCATTTATAGAGTGAAGTATTTTGACTATTGATGAAAAAAGTCGTAAACTGttgcaaatttcataaaatgtccTTACACTAGATAAAATAACAGATATATCATTATAGAGTTTTCGTTCTATTTGTGTGTatcatttcttttgtttcatcGTAAACTACATGATGAGACAgaatttctgttcatttttaaacattctgaAAAATATCTAGGCAACTCTAAAATTACCAAAGATGGATACTAGTATCATTGCAAGAGTTGAATAATTGCATAATTCCTTGCTAAAGCTAGTACATGCTGGTCAGAACTTCAACTTTGATAAATATTGCattgaatttatattcttaaataatgtcatttacaaagaaattatgtTTGCCTTGAATTGCTTGTGCCCACCCAAAAGCTGTAAGATGATTTAAACAATTACCTAATTAGCAAAGTTATGTGAGCTATAAATATAGTCTCAAACAactgaaattttcttgaaattgcttacaaatgattgataaaacttaattttagttatttaaattttatatttttcaccatttattttttttaggttgtatatcatttattggaATTGCACTCTATTTTCTGACTCGTCCATCAAATCAAATACAGTGGCAGGAAAAAGTTGTGTTTGCTACATTCTTTGCTGGTGCCATTGCATGTCTAGGCATGTCCTTCACTTTCCATACAGTTCATTGCCATTCAGAAAAAGTTGGAAAACTATTCAGCAAgtatgtaatttttaagaatttgaaatggTAAACTATAACTACTATAGTTTTTTAATCGGCAAGtataattagtttgaaaaaaCTAAGTGTATAGTAAATCACATATGCTGATTTCGAAGAGACATTTATTTCTTACCAGTGACAGGCAGAATATGGACCATTTTAGGCTGTATaatttatttcaccaaaataattttaaatttaactgaataattctattatttgagatgttttaaaaatctggtaatataattcaataaaattgattaatgtaaaatagcttatttttatttaatcagtgagatattaaaatattgaaaagtttattctgtgtgtaatctattgttagaaatgaTCCAGTGATATTAACTAAGCTGTTGTTAGTATTTTATCTAATAGAATTCTCCTAAATATCTATAGTTGTGAACTCTGTCATTATAAATTACAACATCTAAACTactgtaataattataattatcattatatatgaaTTACAAGTGTATAATAAAccaaattatgcaaataaaatattgataaagacAGAGATGCAATTACTCCCCTTCCCTTTGAAATCAGAAGTCCACTGAAGCTCGAAAATATCCCTcttcaaaagcaaaatattacGGGAAAATTATGCACCTGTATCATAGGTGAACTAACTTGGCGCAGATTGCTTAAAATAATTCGTGTCGGAATGGCTCAGTAATGCGTTTTGGTGAAggttgtgaaattttttattattatttttttcttaggaTCAAATAATTATGTAGATATTTGGTAGAATATTACATTtagattattaatgaataataaaaaaattatatgagatTGGGGATTTTTTACTGCTTATTTACAGTATAAAATGACAGTATATTCAGTATGAAGGAAGGCATTTTTACAATGTAGAGAAATAGAAGTTAATAATTTACTgtgtttttaaagaatgatttgtTTGTTGAGATATATCTAAATATGGCCTTATTATTGTATTTCTCATTTAGATGTCAAATAATGATCTTTTCGCAATTTCAAACAAGCtggattttttcttttcttttttttttaatggatcttCCACAATCCATTTTTCGcaatattttagatgattttaaagagcattttcttgttttattctgTGTAACTGTTCCTGTAAGCAAGAAGCTCTTGCTTCTGAGCCAAACAAAAATAGTCGTTCAATGTAAGAAAATTATCCACAGAAACTTTGCACTTCACAGGAGTTTCAACAATAGACAGCAAATTTTCAGCAATGGTTTGGgataatgatttctttattttcgtaGTCCTATTATGACTGTCAGATATGAACTTTTTCTGTGTTCCTtgtttttggataatattaaaatgattccCATTGAAAGCTGAGAATATCCTGAGCTTGTGTATAAATTTTACGGATTGCTctttcatatacaattttcaacTGTTTCCCAGAATAATGTATCATTCTTTGATCAATATTTAAAGCTTTGGAAGACACACCAAATTGCTGTAAAGtttgatttagtaatttttaaatttgaatgaacttAATAACATTGATATCATACAtcaatatagaattattattgaaatgtaaatacTTCTTGATATCAGAGTATCATCGTTTTTTCTTTGACATTGCTTGACCAACAAGTGTTGTTTCAGTATCGGGAGCATTTTcacaatacatatatattttttttctttgggcaAAATGTGATATCCACTTTAGAATAATATATCCAAAAATTGCTTCAACTGCCCGATTTTCAGACAAATATCTTGGGGGGGGGGCGGTTCTAGCATACTTGTTACTTTCCGCTGCAGTTTTCgcaattatattttcagatattatctCAATTTTTGCAGGTGATTTTCCTAAAATTGTATTCCCTATTTCTTGATAacattcattacaaaataattcagGAACAGATGAAAACTTCGGTTGCAATTAGGCCATTTTGGTGTTgggatatttatttcttcattggtgtttaattcttttaactttaattcttACAGCTGTTTCTTCTGGATGCTTTTTGTCAAAACTAGTAAGACCACATGCAGTCAAGGTGTTGGTATAATCGATTTCTTTATTATCAGTGATTATATCTGGATCAAGTGACATTATTACCATTTCTGTTTCACTATCAACAGATTCACCatccaataatattaaattgtctgaaatttattcagttgttaaaaatttttcatctcatttttaatattcttgttgAAAGTATAGATGGGGATTAAAATTAGCTCACATATTGAACTACGAATGTattcttttcctttcaaaaagATCAAAATTAGCTACATTAGATTAATAAAAGTATTCGGCGATTATCAATCTCGTCCTTTTTTCCAAGATAGCTGAATATTATTGAGATTTGCAGAAGGCAAAACATTAAGACTCTAAACTTTTGTATGAATACATTTCATAAGAATAGTATGGGAATTTACCACAATAGGATGGTTCTTGAAACCTTTGTAAAATCTGtttaagtaaagtttttttttctttcaaataattttgtgagGAATAATATACAAGAGTTGTCATTAATATAttggttaaaaattttagaatttcctttacaaattttttaaagattaaaatgtaatttatgtcaaattaaataataaaaatcagtcatttttaataatttgagaaaaaaatgaaaaagatttgagaaaaaaaaattataagacataatttctatcaattttgaaatatatttaagatgctGAACATAAATAAAGACAATATTGACTATGAAAAGGAAACAAATCTGAGATGCCCTCTATATAGGAATAATGGTAAAATATAAGTTAGTGGGGATGTCATCATCATAACATCcctatttattctaattatatgaTAGTTCTATTAGTCATGTTATTGCTAAGTCCTCTaagcttgaaatttttaatctactgGCAAATATATGGTTTTTCTGGATGATATTGAAACATCATTACTTTACTTGCATGAtgtatattaatttgtttattattaaaaatatcggTATCAAGacgttaaattaaaatgcattctaagattcagaatatttcataaagtactttttaagctaaaaataactttaatgggAATTTCTACCCCTATGGTATTTCTTTTTTAGTACTTATTTagtgttacaaaaaataatggcAATGTATGTACAAAAGTAATGTTACAGCTTTTCAAAGaagttattttctgttatttactagcttttttgtctcttttctagttatataattaatacatataaaatttaaatagaattttataaaatttataattttttgtttgaaaattaatggtTTTGGAAATTGTTGAATGCAGAGGgcaaaattgttatattaatttggAAACAAcctcaattaattataaaaattttgagtttctatTAATGAATCAGAATTGTGGAGTAAGTATCAAGGGAGAGTTTGATTgttaatataaagagaaaaaattatccTTTCCAATGCTTTAATACAAATTGATTCATATCTacttacatttaaatattgaaaaagaaattaactgtTTGGATGATATCTAACTTAATGctagatatattataaattttgagaattcatttaagaattgttttgatattttcttattctgCTTTGAAAGTAATCAGTTTTTATATAGCTTGCATTTATGGAATGATCTTTTTAGTATGTTGTTTCACTTCTTATAATGGATTTAGAAGGGTacatgtagttaaaaaaatttactgaagtAATGAATTTATCGAAGAATagatagcatttttaatgatactgtGTATTTGGTTGCCAAATATAACACCTTTTGTACTCTTTAcacaatttaatttgtttatacaaATTATTCATATTCTGTTCATTTAGTCATAGTTAATTGCTATTCATTTAAGTATTGGATATAAAAGTAACACTTGTTTAGGCTTCATAGTCTATTCAGTAAAGACTAAACTTTgtttttacctttaaaatatattggttaATGGATCCATCAGCGAGCATGACCTTTTTATGGAGGGGTGTATGCATGGACCAACCACTCTTTCTGAGGTGGATTTTATGCAGTTAACAATACATGTGTGAGTGTGTTATGGCGATCTGATGTCTCTCCATTCCTTGGTACTAAGACAAGTGGGTCTCATTTTGTAGTCATATAGCAATTTAATCTATTGATATAGAAAGAATGtggaatttattctttttgtcattttatcattatttttcagttcaCTTTATATATCATTGAGATTAAAATTTGGTTCCTTGTTTGTATTAGTTTATTCAAAGGAATTTTATCGTTTTAGTTGCCTGCCAAATGTAAAAAATACCTACTTAATTTAAGTACAATATATGCCGAAATATATCTTAAGCCTCAGAACTAAAACTTTGTATCATTTGTGTTCGTCTAACAAGTGCTATATTTTCGTATTATTTCTCTAGGGAATaagatttcgtttttattttttcagaaacaatACTCTTGAATCTGttatgaagtgtttttttttttccatatgtatgtgtgtgtgtgtgtgtgtttagtgAACTTACATTGTATAATTCATATTACTTGTAAAACAAACGCTTGCTTGAAACTTAGTGATTTGAACTGTTTATTGAAGACTCAACTATTAAATGTtagatttcagaaaaatgtttcacGTCTCTTTATTTCTTCGACAGGAAAATATGAAGTTATATTCTactttttcatttctatattattatttgatgtaAATGTCCCGCATCAGTAAATTTAGTCTAACCAACCAATCTTTATATTGATCAGAATGAAATTGGCACAAGGAAAAAGAAACACTTGTCTGTAGTTAACCTCTTTTTAATCCATTGTCAAGGTAcaaacaaatacattaaaaatgtgtataGCTTAGTTtcctgaaagaaaatgaaaagcacAAGGAAAGCTTCAGAAACAATTGAAgagtaagtaaaaaatatttctgcaacatCTACAAATGTGATTCTGTGAAAGTGAGAAAAGCATTTCATGATTATTTGAGACtgctgttaaattatttaaattcaaaagtatatcGAAGTTTCTAAATATCAGTTTATCAGACCcattttttgatattcatattttatgatcCCTTTAGTGAACATTTGATAATTCATATTGGCATATTTTATGATCCctttagtgaaattattttaatggaatcataatattaaacgaaatcttatattaattttgaaagttaaggCGCTAATATATAGCTCTATGAAAGGCGgtaagaaataaatagttttttaacatatatataagattttcACTATAGTTATGGCTATATGGCTAACCTCTAAATCAGTAAAAAAACATATacttgcaaatgaaaaaaaatgttttaaatgacacAAAGAATTGTTTTGTGGCAATTAATTATGCcactgaaaaaattttgaaatgcatatttttaaataattcctttgcCCTGTTAATcatgtttaatataatatttttggtgcgctaaatttttaaacaaaagttccACTCCTCTGCAATCAAGCCTGATCATGTTATGGTGCTTGgcatatcagtttttttaaataatttcagtagCTGCCTCAAGGAAGATCTTCCAGTGAATGGACTTCATTTTCTTGAGACGATGGTGGTTGATTGgttctaaaataatgatttttaaaagttttataatttgacCAATTTTAATCgcagaaaaattaacttttttttgtatagataTTTGTGAACCaaggatattttattaaaggTGACTAATAGGTGCTGAGGAATACGCAGAATATAATTACTGTCGTTTTAAAACACTTTTCCAATTGGGAGTATAtacttatttaaagatttaaaaaattgattaggGCGCAATTTGAGTAGATACCTTGTATTTATTTGAATAGTATTGTGTTTCAAGTGTTAATATATACAATGTGTGTTATATGGAAATATAAGAGCATTTAAAGTCATTTAGTATTATgagaattttgttgaaaaattataaaagttattttaagacttttaaaaacttctttaggTAATAGAAAgattagtcaaattttaaaatgaggtgtggaaaaaggtaatttttactttcatttatttgagtTTTGAGCTTGTGTTACTTATCAACTACACTCACCACAATAACTAAtggaatgattttttatataaagttgcaTACGAGTCTTGCTACCCTTTTGATGTTCAGTGCTTAAGCACTTGTGAAGTAATTTAATACGTTTCCTAATTTATTAGTCAAATTCTCTTATAAATTAGACCTTTTTCTGTCATTGAAAATCTGCAAAGAGCATCAGTTATTAGATCTTCATCACAAGCAAACTTGTATTGGTTACTACTCCTTTGCGACATGATTATATAGTTGCTTATTCTGGACGATTCAAAccatatttcttaatattagttGTAGTAATTAGATTTTACTGCTTTTcttgccaataaaaaaaaattcgatctccttgtaaatttaacaatattgttCATTTGTGAATTCTTACCTGTAGAAGATGTGATTTTCCAAAGATATCTTaatgtttaaaatcttaaatgtatatttctgataaataatttcaaaaaatatgatatggttttattttcaaacaatatgcTTAGAGCAATTTAGCAGATCTTTATTTAATCTAAAGTGAAGTCTGTATTTAATGAAGTCTCACCATGCTACTTAAaaacttaatagaaatttataatttaaattttaaaaataagaaaaaacagaCCAGTACTTATCTATCTATTCTATTGGCCTTTAAAGAAGTCTGTAGTCTTGTTTCATACAGATTTAAACACATCGTTTGcaacattttcatgaaaatttcttttatattgtattaaatgcTCTTGCCATTTAATcttgtaaaaagtttttaataactaCTTCATCGTTATCTTCATTGACTTTAGTGTCTTCATTATATTTCATGACACTCTGTAGTATTCATGCTTTGTGGGATATTCAGTTATCACATTTTGTTTTTCATCAGGAAAGAATTAAAACAGCTCAGTGCCTTTTTCAATATTTCCCATGCCTTTCATATGCTGTCATTTTTCATGGTA is a genomic window containing:
- the LOC129959963 gene encoding adiponectin receptor protein-like isoform X2, with protein sequence MDFNELFGPNTLCRERQFTSDPGNLDLPTPHVFLDDTSISDAHFAIPGTSKDIGRSHVFPDTELSSEDDDDLNLDIVEMSLPARAAEQAEHLVRKVLEEAEQAEHLVRKVWEEAWKVCHFSSLPKWLQDNDFILRGHRPPLPSFNACFRSIFRIHTETGNIWTHLLGCISFIGIALYFLTRPSNQIQWQEKVVFATFFAGAIACLGMSFTFHTVHCHSEKVGKLFSKLDYCGIAFLIIGSFVPWLYYGFYCNFQPKLIYLVLVIVLGTAAIIVSLWDKFSEPRFRSVRAADEFVK